One Mycolicibacterium pulveris genomic region harbors:
- a CDS encoding alkaline phosphatase family protein, translating into MDLPQPDPDLPHLADVVPSVLAAMGSAGFEARIPLRGDIAGACVLLIDGLGAELLDAHVADAPVLAGLRGQTLQVGFPSTTVAGLTALGTGCRTGEHGLVGYSFRLPDVGLINPLRWRPHPWGDDLRVEVPPEDVQPHPTVFERATSAGVAVNIISGAQFTNSGLTRAALRGGQYVGVHALGDLASRVRETLSANGFCYAYHSELDLLGHLYGPGSAAWRMQLRHVDRLVASILEEMPPGRLLAVVADHGMVSVDPADVVDIDDRQALLNGVAAVGGEPRARHVYIEDGALADVLVTWQESLADRAWVVSRDQAIDAGWFGERVNDAVRPRIGDVVAAARGSAAMVRREIEPMESSLIGHHGSLTFAEQAVPLLLAYG; encoded by the coding sequence GTGGACCTGCCACAGCCCGATCCCGACCTCCCTCACCTGGCCGACGTGGTGCCGTCCGTCCTCGCCGCGATGGGAAGTGCGGGCTTCGAGGCCCGCATCCCGCTGCGAGGTGACATCGCGGGTGCGTGTGTGCTGCTGATCGACGGACTCGGAGCCGAGCTGCTCGACGCCCACGTGGCCGACGCGCCCGTACTCGCCGGGCTGCGAGGACAGACGCTGCAGGTCGGGTTTCCGTCGACGACGGTGGCCGGGCTGACGGCCTTGGGCACCGGCTGCCGCACCGGTGAACACGGCCTGGTGGGCTATTCCTTCCGGCTGCCCGACGTTGGGCTCATCAACCCGTTGCGGTGGAGGCCGCACCCGTGGGGAGACGACCTTCGGGTTGAGGTGCCGCCGGAGGACGTGCAACCGCATCCAACGGTGTTCGAACGGGCGACGTCCGCCGGCGTGGCGGTCAACATCATCTCCGGCGCCCAGTTCACCAACTCGGGTCTCACCCGGGCTGCGCTGCGCGGCGGACAGTACGTCGGCGTCCACGCACTCGGTGACCTCGCATCAAGGGTGCGAGAGACCTTGTCCGCCAACGGGTTCTGCTACGCATACCACAGCGAGCTCGACCTGCTCGGCCACTTGTACGGGCCGGGCTCGGCGGCGTGGCGGATGCAGCTGCGTCATGTCGATCGGCTGGTGGCGTCGATTCTGGAGGAGATGCCGCCCGGTCGGCTGCTCGCCGTCGTGGCCGATCACGGCATGGTGAGCGTGGACCCCGCCGACGTCGTCGACATCGATGATCGCCAGGCGCTGCTCAACGGTGTGGCGGCCGTCGGCGGCGAGCCGCGGGCCCGCCACGTCTACATCGAGGACGGCGCGCTGGCTGACGTGCTCGTGACCTGGCAGGAGTCGCTGGCTGATCGGGCCTGGGTGGTGTCTCGGGACCAGGCGATCGACGCTGGTTGGTTCGGTGAGCGGGTCAATGATGCGGTCAGGCCGCGTATCGGTGACGTGGTGGCCGCCGCGCGGGGTTCGGCCGCGATGGTGCGGCGTGAGATCGAGCCGATGGAGTCATCGCTGATCGGGCATCACGGGTCGCTGACGTTCGCTGAGCAGGCGGTGCCTTTGCTGCTCGCCTATGGTTGA
- a CDS encoding NlpC/P60 family protein, with translation MFAIATLLALVNQVSGTPYVTGGDSPAGTDCSGLVSWVTNAATGRPIYGDRFHTGNIESALRARGFQYGTQPGALVVGWNSGHTAVTLPDGTAVSAGEGGGVKVGGGGAYQEQFTKHMFLPMPPEQPVHPDAPPAPVVLMGAEHPPAPGAPPPPADPFAPPPPPPGMPPPPAPGAPPAPDMPPA, from the coding sequence ATGTTTGCTATCGCGACGCTGCTGGCGCTTGTGAACCAGGTGTCGGGCACGCCGTATGTCACCGGTGGCGACTCCCCCGCCGGTACGGACTGCTCGGGCCTGGTCTCTTGGGTCACGAACGCGGCAACAGGACGACCGATTTATGGTGACCGGTTCCACACCGGGAACATCGAGAGCGCACTGCGGGCGCGTGGGTTTCAGTACGGGACCCAGCCTGGCGCCCTGGTGGTCGGCTGGAACAGTGGCCACACCGCGGTGACACTGCCCGATGGCACTGCCGTCTCTGCAGGTGAAGGCGGCGGGGTGAAGGTCGGCGGTGGAGGCGCTTATCAGGAGCAGTTCACCAAGCACATGTTCCTTCCCATGCCGCCGGAACAGCCGGTGCATCCGGACGCGCCGCCTGCCCCGGTGGTGCTGATGGGTGCCGAGCATCCGCCGGCACCTGGAGCCCCGCCGCCACCCGCGGACCCGTTCGCACCGCCGCCACCGCCGCCGGGGATGCCGCCGCCGCCCGCACCGGGCGCACCACCGGCACCCGATATGCCGCCGGCCTGA
- the yaaA gene encoding peroxide stress protein YaaA: MIVLLPPSETKRAGGDGPPLRLESLSGPELTPMRAALVDDLVELAEDRTACRKALGLSASQDAEIDRNAELRTAATLPAIRRYTGVLYDALDIESLRGGAAARARERLVIGSALFGLLRADDQIPAYRLSATSKLPNGPTLAARWRPLLEPVLAKLAESQLVVDLRSGSYASLGRLAGAVRVDVVAEDSGGARKVVTHFNKAHKGRLARTLAASRGEPDDAAAVATIARRAGMRVERNDNDLTVIVPA; the protein is encoded by the coding sequence GTGATCGTCCTACTGCCGCCGTCCGAGACCAAGCGAGCCGGGGGCGACGGGCCACCGCTGCGACTGGAATCGCTGAGCGGTCCCGAGTTGACCCCGATGCGCGCCGCGTTGGTCGACGACCTCGTGGAATTGGCAGAGGACCGCACAGCGTGCCGAAAGGCGCTCGGGCTGTCGGCGTCGCAGGATGCCGAGATCGATCGCAACGCCGAACTCCGCACGGCGGCCACCCTGCCCGCGATCCGTCGCTACACAGGAGTGCTGTACGACGCGCTGGACATCGAGTCGCTGCGGGGCGGCGCCGCCGCCCGCGCCAGAGAGCGGTTGGTCATCGGCTCCGCCCTGTTCGGGCTGTTGCGTGCCGACGATCAGATCCCCGCATACCGGCTCTCGGCGACCTCGAAGTTGCCGAACGGGCCAACGCTCGCCGCTCGATGGCGACCGTTGCTGGAACCGGTGCTCGCGAAGCTGGCCGAAAGCCAATTGGTGGTCGATCTGCGTTCGGGCTCATACGCATCGCTCGGCAGGCTCGCCGGCGCGGTGCGCGTCGACGTCGTCGCCGAGGATTCCGGTGGCGCGCGCAAAGTGGTCACCCATTTCAACAAGGCCCACAAGGGCAGGTTGGCCCGAACCCTGGCGGCGTCCAGGGGCGAACCCGACGACGCCGCCGCCGTCGCGACGATCGCGCGGCGCGCAGGCATGCGGGTGGAGCGGAACGACAACGATCTCACCGTGATTGTGCCCGCCTGA
- a CDS encoding HNH endonuclease gives MFDIAQLASVDAGADEAVLVERIAVLEQVKSAAAAGQARAAALLDTKRRAGEAAAGMPRSKQGRGLASEVALARRDHPSRGGRHLGFAKALVFEMPHTLAALECGALSEWRATLIVRESACLTVEDRRTLDAEMCADIAALDGMGDKQVEAEAKKIAYRLDPQAVVDRAAKAEKDRNVSIRPAPDTMTYVTALLPVAQGVGVYAALKRSADTTFDDRSRGQVMADTLVERVTGCPAEQPESVAVNLVISDQTLLGDDEHPAVVDGYGPIPAAVARKVVAAAVADKNAVASLRRLYRHPESGALVAMESRARRFPKALALFIGLRDQRCRTPYCDAPIRHRDHGVPHHRGGPTSRVNGLGACERCNYVKEAPGWRVTCCEVDGVHQAEFITPTGATYNSTAPPPPGGPPITVSEVEMRISIDLAALHAA, from the coding sequence ATGTTCGATATCGCGCAGTTGGCCTCGGTGGATGCGGGGGCTGATGAGGCGGTGTTGGTCGAGCGGATCGCGGTGTTGGAGCAGGTGAAGTCCGCGGCGGCGGCCGGTCAGGCCCGTGCTGCGGCGTTGTTGGATACCAAGCGGCGCGCGGGCGAGGCCGCGGCGGGGATGCCTCGCTCGAAGCAGGGTCGGGGGTTGGCCAGTGAGGTGGCGTTGGCACGCCGGGATCATCCGTCGCGTGGGGGCCGGCATCTGGGTTTTGCCAAGGCGTTGGTGTTCGAGATGCCGCATACGTTGGCGGCGTTGGAGTGCGGGGCGCTCTCGGAGTGGCGCGCGACGCTGATCGTGCGTGAATCAGCCTGCCTGACCGTCGAGGATCGGCGCACGCTGGATGCCGAGATGTGCGCTGACATCGCCGCCCTGGACGGCATGGGTGACAAGCAGGTGGAGGCCGAGGCCAAAAAGATCGCCTATCGGCTGGATCCGCAGGCGGTGGTCGATCGGGCGGCCAAAGCCGAAAAAGACCGCAATGTCAGTATCCGCCCGGCCCCGGACACCATGACCTATGTGACGGCGTTGTTGCCGGTGGCTCAGGGGGTGGGGGTGTATGCGGCGTTGAAGCGCTCCGCGGACACCACGTTCGATGACCGTTCGCGGGGTCAGGTGATGGCCGACACGCTGGTGGAGCGCGTCACCGGTTGCCCGGCCGAGCAGCCTGAGTCGGTGGCGGTCAATCTGGTGATCAGCGATCAGACCCTGCTGGGTGACGATGAGCACCCGGCGGTTGTGGACGGTTATGGACCGATCCCGGCGGCGGTGGCGCGCAAGGTGGTGGCTGCCGCGGTGGCCGACAAGAACGCGGTGGCTTCGTTGCGGCGGTTGTATCGGCATCCCGAATCGGGGGCGTTGGTGGCGATGGAGTCCCGCGCGCGGCGGTTTCCCAAGGCGTTGGCGTTGTTTATCGGGTTGCGGGATCAGCGTTGTCGCACCCCCTACTGTGATGCCCCGATCCGTCACCGCGATCATGGGGTGCCGCATCATCGCGGCGGACCCACCAGCCGAGTCAATGGGTTGGGCGCGTGTGAACGCTGCAATTACGTCAAGGAAGCACCGGGTTGGCGGGTCACCTGCTGTGAGGTCGACGGGGTGCACCAGGCCGAGTTCATCACCCCCACCGGAGCGACCTACAACTCGACCGCACCACCGCCACCGGGTGGACCGCCGATCACCGTCAGCGAAGTCGAAATGCGCATCAGCATCGACCTCGCCGCCCTCCACGCCGCCTAA
- a CDS encoding oxygenase MpaB family protein encodes MTVLPDLDAVRKNLGRSLFGMVAGPEGPANRVRIHDTPGPRWFDEDRPIRRVHADASMFVGGLSALLLQSLHPLAMAGVADHSDYRADPWGRLQRTSTFLAVTTFGPAADAQRAVDRVRGIHQRVRGVAPDGRPYHAADPHLLEWVHIAETHSFLLAHQLYGAEPLDQRGRDGYVADTARVAVALGVPEPPRTESQLAQRIEEYRPELRGTAAGRDAARFLLVTPPLPLVARGPYGVLAATSVSMLPAWARKPLLLPYFPPIEATAIRVAGRVLVGGIRWALTATR; translated from the coding sequence ATGACGGTGCTGCCGGATCTGGACGCCGTGCGCAAGAACCTGGGACGCAGTCTGTTCGGAATGGTCGCCGGCCCCGAAGGCCCCGCCAACCGAGTGCGCATCCACGACACCCCCGGGCCGCGCTGGTTCGACGAGGACCGCCCGATCCGACGCGTGCACGCCGACGCGTCGATGTTCGTCGGCGGGCTAAGTGCCCTGCTGCTGCAGTCACTGCATCCGCTGGCGATGGCCGGCGTCGCCGACCACTCCGACTATCGCGCCGATCCATGGGGTCGGCTGCAGCGCACCAGCACGTTTCTGGCCGTCACAACCTTCGGTCCCGCTGCCGACGCCCAGCGAGCCGTGGACCGGGTACGCGGCATCCATCAGCGTGTCCGCGGCGTCGCCCCCGACGGGCGGCCGTATCACGCCGCCGATCCGCACCTTCTGGAGTGGGTGCACATCGCCGAGACCCACAGCTTCCTGCTGGCCCATCAACTCTACGGCGCGGAGCCGCTCGACCAACGCGGCCGCGACGGCTATGTCGCCGACACCGCGCGCGTCGCCGTCGCGCTCGGGGTACCCGAGCCGCCACGCACCGAAAGCCAACTGGCTCAACGGATCGAGGAGTACCGGCCCGAGCTCCGCGGCACCGCCGCGGGCCGTGACGCCGCCCGGTTCCTGCTGGTGACTCCCCCACTGCCGCTCGTCGCACGCGGACCCTACGGCGTGCTCGCGGCGACGTCTGTGTCGATGCTGCCCGCGTGGGCGCGAAAGCCGCTGCTGCTGCCCTACTTCCCGCCGATCGAGGCGACTGCGATCCGGGTGGCGGGCCGGGTTCTCGTCGGCGGCATCCGATGGGCACTCACCGCCACACGTTGA
- a CDS encoding fatty acid--CoA ligase has translation MDSTMQDFPLTVTGILRHGTRFYSNRKVITATPDGYRDTGYGELGARVAQLAHGLRELGVTPGQRVATFMWNNQEHLEAYFAAPCMGAVLHTLNIRLMADQLTFIANQAEDSVLLVDMSLAPLLAPMLPAMTTVHTVVAVGEGDLGPLAESGRTVVRYDDLIAGKPVEYDWPDLDEKSAAAMCYTSGTTGNPKGVVYSHRSSYLHSMAVCMANAIGLADGDRVLPVVPMFHANAWGQPYAAMMAGADQLLPDRFLQAAPLVDMIERHRPTIAAAVPTIWNDVLQYLHANPGHDISSLRLVVCGGSAVPLGMMKEYQEHHGVVIRQGWGMTETSPLAAVATPPPEVTGTDHWTLRASAGRVMCGVETRLVDDDGNVLPNDGKAVGEIEIRGPWITASYYRDADPEKFDDGWLRTGDVGRIDPQGFITLTDRAKDVIKSGGEWISSVELELRLVDHPAVREAAVVAVPDERWQERPLAAVVVQEGTSVTPQELRKHLCDKVAHFWLPERWTFIDEVPKTSVGKFDKKRIRSQYADGGFQVIECRE, from the coding sequence ATGGACAGCACGATGCAGGACTTTCCGCTGACGGTGACGGGGATCCTTCGGCACGGCACCCGCTTCTACTCGAATCGCAAGGTCATCACGGCCACGCCTGACGGCTACCGTGACACCGGTTACGGCGAGCTCGGTGCGCGGGTGGCCCAGCTGGCCCACGGGCTGCGGGAACTCGGGGTGACCCCGGGTCAGCGCGTGGCGACGTTCATGTGGAACAACCAGGAACACCTCGAGGCGTACTTCGCCGCCCCGTGCATGGGCGCGGTGCTGCACACGCTCAACATTCGCCTGATGGCCGATCAGCTCACGTTCATCGCCAACCAGGCCGAGGATTCGGTGCTGCTGGTCGACATGTCGCTGGCGCCGTTGCTCGCCCCCATGCTGCCGGCGATGACGACGGTGCACACCGTCGTGGCGGTGGGCGAAGGTGATCTGGGCCCGCTGGCGGAATCGGGGCGCACCGTGGTCCGCTACGACGACCTGATCGCCGGCAAGCCGGTCGAATACGACTGGCCTGATCTGGACGAGAAGAGCGCGGCCGCAATGTGTTACACGAGCGGCACCACCGGAAACCCGAAGGGTGTGGTGTACAGCCATCGGTCGAGCTATCTACATTCGATGGCGGTGTGCATGGCCAACGCGATCGGCCTGGCCGACGGGGACCGGGTGTTGCCGGTGGTGCCGATGTTTCACGCCAACGCATGGGGGCAGCCGTATGCGGCGATGATGGCGGGCGCCGATCAACTGCTGCCCGATCGGTTTCTGCAGGCCGCTCCGCTGGTCGACATGATCGAACGCCACCGCCCGACGATCGCGGCGGCCGTGCCGACCATCTGGAACGATGTGTTGCAGTACCTGCACGCCAACCCCGGTCACGACATTTCGTCGCTGAGGCTTGTCGTCTGCGGGGGTTCGGCGGTTCCGCTCGGGATGATGAAGGAGTACCAGGAACACCACGGCGTGGTGATCCGTCAAGGCTGGGGGATGACCGAGACGTCACCATTGGCGGCGGTGGCCACGCCGCCGCCGGAGGTCACCGGAACCGATCATTGGACGTTGCGCGCGTCGGCAGGCCGGGTGATGTGCGGGGTGGAGACCCGGTTGGTCGACGACGACGGCAACGTGCTGCCCAACGACGGAAAGGCAGTGGGGGAGATCGAAATCCGTGGCCCGTGGATCACCGCGTCGTACTACCGTGACGCCGATCCGGAGAAGTTCGACGACGGCTGGCTGCGAACCGGCGACGTCGGGCGCATCGACCCACAGGGCTTCATCACCCTCACCGACCGCGCCAAGGACGTCATCAAGTCCGGTGGGGAATGGATCTCCTCGGTCGAGTTGGAGTTGCGCCTCGTGGATCATCCGGCCGTGCGGGAGGCGGCCGTGGTGGCGGTGCCCGACGAGCGGTGGCAGGAGCGGCCGTTGGCGGCGGTGGTCGTCCAGGAGGGCACCTCGGTCACACCGCAGGAGCTGCGAAAGCATCTGTGCGACAAGGTAGCTCACTTCTGGCTTCCGGAACGGTGGACGTTCATCGACGAAGTTCCCAAGACCAGCGTCGGAAAGTTCGACAAGAAGCGCATCCGGTCGCAGTATGCCGATGGTGGCTTCCAGGTCATCGAGTGCCGGGAGTGA
- a CDS encoding alpha/beta fold hydrolase, with translation MSVAIARPKLEGSIALGADRRIGFAEFGDPRGRPVFWLHGTPGARRQIPMEARVYAERSAIRLIGVDRPGIGSSTPHQYQCVLAFADDLRTIADTLGIEKMIVIGLSGGGPYTLGAAAALPDRVVAAGVIGGVAPTVGPDAVAGGLMGNVGSRVAPLLQVAGVPIGVAASALIRVIRPVASPVADLYGRVSPEADRRLLARPEVKAMFLDDILYGSRKQMAAPFADIVGFARDWGFRLGDIAVPVRWWHGDADHIVPYAHGQHVVAKLPDAELYPMPGESHLAGLGRAEEILRTMTKVWDESSGQRLSQPTTVSRSRE, from the coding sequence ATGAGTGTCGCAATCGCCCGCCCCAAGCTCGAGGGCAGCATCGCCCTCGGCGCTGACCGCCGCATCGGTTTCGCCGAGTTCGGCGACCCGCGAGGACGGCCGGTGTTCTGGCTGCACGGCACCCCCGGCGCCCGTCGTCAGATTCCGATGGAGGCTCGCGTCTACGCCGAGCGCTCCGCGATCAGGCTGATCGGCGTCGACCGGCCCGGCATCGGTTCGTCGACCCCGCACCAGTACCAGTGCGTGCTGGCCTTCGCCGACGATCTGCGCACCATCGCCGACACCCTCGGCATCGAGAAGATGATCGTGATCGGCTTGTCCGGCGGCGGCCCCTACACGCTGGGCGCCGCGGCGGCCCTGCCCGACCGCGTGGTCGCCGCAGGGGTCATCGGCGGGGTTGCGCCGACGGTCGGTCCCGACGCCGTCGCCGGTGGGTTGATGGGCAACGTCGGGTCGCGGGTGGCGCCGCTGCTTCAGGTCGCGGGCGTCCCGATCGGAGTGGCGGCCAGCGCGTTGATCCGGGTGATCCGGCCGGTCGCCTCGCCGGTCGCCGATCTGTACGGTCGCGTGTCGCCGGAGGCCGACCGGCGACTGCTGGCGCGTCCGGAGGTCAAGGCGATGTTCCTCGACGACATCCTCTACGGCAGCCGCAAGCAGATGGCCGCCCCGTTCGCCGACATCGTCGGCTTCGCCCGCGACTGGGGGTTCCGGCTCGGCGACATCGCGGTGCCGGTGCGCTGGTGGCACGGCGACGCCGACCACATCGTCCCGTATGCCCACGGCCAGCACGTGGTGGCGAAGCTGCCCGACGCCGAGCTCTATCCGATGCCCGGCGAAAGCCACCTCGCCGGCCTGGGCCGCGCCGAGGAAATCCTGCGGACCATGACGAAGGTCTGGGACGAGTCCTCAGGTCAGCGTTTGAGCCAGCCCACGACGGTGTCGAGGTCCCGGGAGTAG
- a CDS encoding macro domain-containing protein, translating into MMELDVLQADVTQLDVDAITNAANTQLRHAGGVAAAIARAGGAELQRESREKAPIGLGEAVETTAGDMPARYVIHAATMELGGPTSADIIERATGSALAKADELDCRSLALVAFGTGVGGFPLEEAARLMVGVVRRHEPNSLQRVVFAVHGDAAERAFKAEVDRG; encoded by the coding sequence ATGATGGAACTCGACGTGCTGCAGGCCGACGTGACCCAACTCGACGTGGACGCGATCACGAACGCGGCCAACACCCAGCTCCGGCACGCCGGTGGGGTGGCCGCGGCCATCGCCCGCGCCGGCGGCGCGGAACTGCAACGGGAGTCCCGAGAGAAGGCGCCTATCGGGCTTGGTGAGGCGGTCGAGACCACCGCGGGTGACATGCCCGCGCGCTACGTCATCCATGCGGCGACGATGGAACTCGGCGGGCCCACATCAGCCGACATCATCGAGCGGGCCACGGGTTCGGCGTTGGCCAAAGCCGATGAACTCGATTGCCGGTCGTTGGCCTTGGTGGCTTTCGGCACGGGGGTCGGCGGGTTTCCGCTCGAGGAGGCCGCGCGGCTGATGGTCGGCGTCGTCCGGCGCCATGAGCCGAACAGCCTGCAGCGGGTGGTGTTCGCCGTCCACGGTGATGCCGCGGAACGGGCGTTCAAGGCCGAGGTGGACCGCGGTTAA
- a CDS encoding competence/damage-inducible protein A — translation MSARAGIVVTGTEVLTGRIQDRNGPWVADRLLELGVELAHITICGDRPGDIEAQLRFLAAEGVDLIVTTGGLGPTADDMTVATVARFCGRELKLDSRVEDMIADIVARLMVRFPNVDPEAIREANRKQALIPEGAHVLEPVGTAPGVVVPGKPTVIVLPGPPRELQPMWKMAVQTPAVQEAIAHRTAYRQETVRMFGLPESALADTLRAAERGVTGFDRLEITTCLRRGEIEMVTRYEPDAADAYANLMALLRERHGDDIFSEDGSTVDEQVARLLTGRWIVTAESCTAGLLAARLTERPGSSAYVAGGVVSYSNQAKSELLGVDPALIETHGAVSEPVAEAMAAGAMRRLGADTAIAITGIAGPGGGTPEKPVGTVCFSLMMADGRTVTRTLRLPGNRADVRERSTTVAMHLLRRTLVGDPG, via the coding sequence GTGAGCGCACGCGCGGGCATTGTCGTCACCGGCACCGAGGTCCTCACGGGCCGCATCCAGGATCGCAACGGGCCCTGGGTCGCCGACCGCCTCCTCGAGCTCGGCGTCGAGCTGGCGCACATCACGATCTGTGGTGACCGCCCAGGCGACATCGAAGCCCAGTTGCGGTTTCTGGCGGCCGAGGGCGTGGACCTGATCGTGACGACCGGTGGGCTCGGCCCGACCGCCGACGACATGACCGTGGCGACCGTCGCCCGGTTCTGCGGCCGCGAACTCAAGCTGGACAGTCGCGTCGAGGACATGATCGCCGACATCGTCGCGCGCCTGATGGTGCGCTTCCCGAATGTCGATCCCGAGGCCATCCGCGAGGCCAACCGCAAGCAGGCCCTGATCCCCGAGGGCGCGCATGTGCTGGAACCGGTCGGCACGGCTCCCGGGGTGGTGGTGCCCGGCAAGCCGACGGTCATCGTGCTGCCCGGCCCGCCGCGCGAGCTGCAGCCGATGTGGAAGATGGCGGTACAGACCCCCGCCGTGCAGGAAGCGATCGCACACCGCACCGCGTACCGGCAGGAGACGGTGCGGATGTTCGGCCTGCCGGAGTCCGCGCTCGCCGACACGCTACGCGCCGCCGAGCGCGGTGTGACCGGGTTCGACCGCCTCGAGATCACCACCTGTCTGCGCCGCGGCGAGATCGAGATGGTGACCCGCTACGAACCCGATGCGGCCGACGCCTACGCGAACCTGATGGCGCTGCTGCGCGAACGCCACGGTGACGACATCTTCTCCGAGGACGGCTCCACCGTCGACGAACAGGTGGCCAGGCTGTTGACGGGGCGCTGGATCGTCACCGCGGAATCGTGCACCGCAGGCCTGCTGGCCGCCCGCCTGACCGAACGGCCCGGATCGTCGGCTTACGTCGCCGGGGGAGTGGTGTCGTACTCCAACCAGGCCAAGTCCGAGCTTCTGGGCGTCGACCCCGCGCTGATCGAGACCCACGGCGCGGTGTCGGAGCCGGTGGCCGAGGCGATGGCCGCCGGCGCGATGCGTCGCCTCGGCGCGGACACCGCGATCGCGATCACCGGCATCGCGGGCCCCGGCGGAGGAACCCCTGAAAAGCCGGTTGGCACAGTGTGTTTCAGCCTGATGATGGCCGACGGACGCACTGTGACCCGGACCCTGCGGCTGCCGGGTAACCGGGCCGATGTCCGCGAGCGGTCGACGACCGTCGCGATGCATCTGTTGCGCCGCACGTTGGTCGGCGACCCGGGTTAA
- a CDS encoding PaaI family thioesterase yields the protein MTAPRSLRELFDQLGLTEVPSSDDTVVMEMPVDERTVNTAGGLQGGLIATMADVTAGQLASRATPFGMRIATTDLFIRYLRPIKVGPARAVARILRTGKRSVVVQVDVYRGNDDELGATATVNFAAVD from the coding sequence ATGACGGCGCCGAGGTCGCTACGCGAACTGTTCGATCAACTTGGACTGACCGAGGTCCCGTCCTCCGACGACACCGTGGTCATGGAGATGCCCGTCGACGAACGCACCGTCAACACCGCGGGCGGCTTGCAGGGCGGCCTGATCGCCACGATGGCCGACGTCACGGCCGGCCAACTCGCGTCGCGGGCCACCCCGTTCGGGATGAGGATCGCCACCACGGACCTGTTCATCCGCTATCTGCGCCCGATCAAGGTCGGCCCGGCCCGCGCGGTCGCGCGCATCCTGCGGACCGGTAAGCGCTCGGTCGTTGTCCAGGTCGACGTCTACCGCGGCAACGACGACGAGCTCGGCGCCACCGCGACGGTCAACTTCGCCGCGGTCGACTGA
- a CDS encoding glucose 1-dehydrogenase, whose product MGRVDGKVALISGGARGMGAAHARMLVAEGAKVVVGDILDDEGKALADELGEAARYVHLDVTDYDQWQAAVSTATENFGTLNVLVNNAGIVALGPLKTLDVQKWQNVLDVNLTGTMLGIKAVIDPMTAAGGGSIINVSSIEGLRGAAWVHSYVASKWAVRGLTKSAALELAHNKIRVNSIHPGFIRTPMTKHLPDDMVQAPLGRPGTVEEVATFVLFLASDESSFATGAEFVMDGGLVADVPHKQLPAG is encoded by the coding sequence ATGGGACGCGTGGACGGAAAAGTTGCACTTATCAGCGGTGGCGCCAGGGGCATGGGCGCCGCGCACGCCCGGATGCTGGTGGCTGAGGGCGCCAAGGTGGTCGTCGGTGACATCCTCGACGACGAGGGCAAGGCATTGGCCGACGAACTCGGAGAGGCCGCGCGCTACGTGCACCTCGACGTCACCGACTACGACCAGTGGCAGGCCGCGGTCTCGACCGCGACCGAGAATTTCGGCACCCTCAACGTGCTGGTGAACAACGCCGGCATCGTGGCGTTGGGGCCGCTGAAGACGCTCGACGTGCAGAAGTGGCAGAACGTCCTCGACGTCAACCTGACCGGCACCATGCTCGGCATCAAGGCTGTCATCGACCCGATGACCGCCGCGGGCGGCGGCTCGATCATCAACGTCTCGTCCATCGAGGGTCTGCGCGGCGCCGCCTGGGTGCACAGCTACGTCGCCTCGAAGTGGGCGGTGCGGGGGCTGACCAAGTCGGCGGCACTCGAGTTGGCGCACAACAAGATTCGTGTGAACTCGATTCACCCCGGCTTCATCCGGACCCCGATGACCAAGCACCTGCCCGACGACATGGTGCAGGCGCCGCTGGGCCGGCCCGGCACCGTCGAGGAGGTGGCGACGTTCGTGCTGTTCCTCGCCAGCGACGAATCGTCGTTCGCCACCGGCGCGGAGTTCGTGATGGACGGCGGCCTGGTCGCCGACGTGCCCCACAAACAGCTGCCGGCCGGATAA